A single window of Luteipulveratus halotolerans DNA harbors:
- a CDS encoding CDP-alcohol phosphatidyltransferase family protein encodes MRSAVARPAAGAMTWGEAVARLAAAQKSNRGAAAYSRWVNRPLGRRLAATAYVLGRTPDQVTLISAATTFTGVALIALAPASLWTGIAVAVLLVLGYALDAADGQLARLTGAGSMSGEWLDHVVDCLKISALHLAVLIGWYRGFDVSDGWLLVPIVFCVQSAVFFFAIILVDQLRRRVGITPAPDDGRPSVLRSLIVIPNDYGLLCLVFLLWGWHAGFVTVYALLAAANVGLLAIGLVRWYAELRRIDADRAAQP; translated from the coding sequence ATGCGCAGCGCTGTCGCGCGCCCGGCTGCTGGGGCCATGACGTGGGGTGAGGCCGTGGCCCGCCTCGCAGCCGCACAGAAGAGCAACCGCGGTGCAGCCGCGTACTCCAGGTGGGTCAACCGACCGCTCGGACGGCGACTGGCGGCCACGGCGTACGTGCTCGGACGCACGCCTGACCAGGTCACCCTGATCAGTGCCGCGACGACCTTCACCGGCGTCGCGCTGATCGCCCTCGCGCCGGCGTCGCTGTGGACCGGCATCGCCGTGGCGGTGCTGCTCGTGCTCGGCTACGCCCTCGATGCGGCAGACGGGCAGCTCGCGCGGCTCACGGGCGCCGGCAGCATGTCGGGTGAGTGGCTCGACCACGTCGTCGACTGCCTCAAGATCTCGGCCCTGCACCTCGCCGTGCTGATCGGGTGGTACCGCGGGTTCGACGTGTCCGACGGATGGCTGCTCGTGCCGATCGTGTTCTGCGTGCAGTCCGCAGTGTTCTTCTTCGCGATCATCCTGGTCGACCAGCTGCGTCGCCGGGTCGGCATCACCCCCGCGCCCGACGACGGTCGACCCTCGGTGCTGCGGTCGTTGATCGTCATCCCCAACGACTACGGGCTGCTCTGCCTGGTGTTCCTGCTCTGGGGCTGGCACGCCGGTTTCGTCACCGTCTACGCCCTGCTGGCGGCCGCCAACGTCGGCCTGCTCGCGATCGGCCTCGTGCGCTGGTACGCCGAGCTGCGCCGCATCGACGCCGACCGGGCCGCGCAGCCGTGA
- a CDS encoding adenylyltransferase/cytidyltransferase family protein: MTSDETRPRVGYAPGVYDLFHIGHLNVLRRARERCDHLIAGVVSDEMAEQAKGRRPVVPLAERLEIVQHISFVDEAVVETVPDKLATWREHPFDVIFKGDDWRGTAKGDKLERDFGGVGVEVAYLPYTIHTSSTLLRATLRHFAS, from the coding sequence ATGACTTCAGACGAGACGCGCCCGCGGGTGGGCTACGCCCCCGGGGTCTACGACCTCTTCCACATCGGCCACCTCAACGTCCTGCGACGAGCCCGCGAGCGCTGCGACCACCTGATCGCCGGTGTCGTCTCCGACGAGATGGCCGAGCAGGCCAAGGGCCGACGCCCCGTCGTGCCCCTGGCCGAGCGTCTCGAGATCGTCCAGCACATCTCGTTCGTGGACGAGGCCGTCGTCGAGACCGTGCCCGACAAGCTAGCGACGTGGCGCGAACACCCCTTCGACGTCATCTTCAAGGGCGACGACTGGCGTGGCACCGCCAAGGGCGACAAGCTCGAGCGGGACTTCGGCGGCGTCGGTGTCGAGGTCGCCTACCTCCCATACACGATCCACACGTCCAGCACGCTGCTGCGCGCCACGCTGCGCCACTTCGCCTCGTAG
- a CDS encoding glycosyltransferase gives MTADHGRDGTGALTVLQSGPRPLPTTNPYNVMLGQWLDRSPEIDLRYFSWREALLRRHDVFHAHWPEARLNGRSAAVRAARQAMFAAALVKWRLTGTAIVRTVHNIDLPQGLSRRETLLLKAFDRQTTHRVCLNEHTPTPGDASRSIIAHGHYRDWYDRFPRHDAVAGRIAYVGMIRRYKGVDALCAAFTETHAARPELSLTVEGRPSTQTLADGLRAYAARDDRIHLTLDFLEDADLVAAITRAELVVLPHRDMHNSGSALAALSLDRPVLMQDNDVNRDLRAEVGSDWVHLYDGELSGADLLRALDAVSNRRPGGRPDLSAREWERSAALHVDAFRRAVQGHERRSPLVPTAS, from the coding sequence GTGACGGCCGACCACGGACGTGACGGCACCGGCGCCCTCACCGTGCTGCAGTCCGGTCCACGACCGCTCCCCACGACCAACCCCTACAACGTCATGCTCGGCCAGTGGCTCGACCGGTCGCCCGAGATCGACCTGCGCTACTTCAGCTGGCGCGAGGCGCTGCTGCGACGTCACGACGTCTTTCACGCGCACTGGCCCGAGGCGCGCCTCAACGGCCGATCGGCCGCGGTGCGCGCTGCCCGGCAGGCAATGTTCGCTGCCGCGCTGGTCAAGTGGCGGCTGACCGGCACGGCCATCGTGCGCACGGTCCACAACATCGACCTCCCGCAAGGCCTCAGCCGCCGAGAGACGTTGCTGCTCAAGGCTTTTGACCGGCAGACCACACACCGTGTCTGCCTCAACGAGCACACCCCGACGCCGGGTGATGCATCCCGCTCGATCATCGCGCACGGCCACTACCGCGACTGGTACGACCGGTTCCCGCGGCACGACGCCGTCGCCGGCCGCATCGCCTACGTCGGCATGATCCGCCGCTACAAGGGCGTCGACGCACTGTGCGCGGCGTTCACCGAGACCCACGCGGCACGGCCAGAGCTCAGCCTCACCGTCGAGGGTCGACCGTCCACGCAGACGCTGGCCGACGGGCTGCGCGCGTACGCCGCCCGCGACGACCGCATCCACCTCACCCTCGACTTCCTCGAGGACGCCGACCTGGTGGCCGCGATCACCCGCGCCGAGCTCGTGGTGCTGCCCCACCGCGACATGCACAACTCCGGCAGTGCGCTCGCCGCCCTCTCCCTCGACCGCCCCGTCCTGATGCAGGACAACGACGTGAACCGTGATCTGCGGGCCGAGGTGGGCTCCGACTGGGTCCACCTCTACGACGGCGAGCTGAGCGGAGCCGACCTGCTGCGCGCGCTCGACGCCGTCAGCAACCGTCGGCCCGGAGGCCGCCCTGACCTGAGCGCGCGCGAGTGGGAGCGTTCGGCGGCGCTGCACGTCGACGCGTTCCGGCGTGCCGTCCAGGGGCACGAGCGCCGCAGCCCGCTCGTGCCCACCGCGTCATGA
- a CDS encoding SurA N-terminal domain-containing protein — protein sequence MFRSPRHVAPALVVAATLTLTGCGGGLMTDGSKAASYGDTTVTTQQVQDALSDLTKASPGGVDGQTVAVFLALRPQLTALAGRYGIGVSRDQAADSLTSVPDPSAAAIDTVQSNNALAALREDPRSQAAVQRLINEADIDLNPRYGTWVKGQGPGEPAAKNNWLARVAATPTPTPAS from the coding sequence GTGTTCCGTTCACCGCGCCATGTCGCACCGGCGCTCGTCGTCGCCGCCACGCTCACCCTCACCGGGTGCGGTGGCGGGCTGATGACCGACGGCAGCAAGGCCGCCAGCTATGGCGACACCACGGTGACCACGCAACAGGTCCAGGACGCGCTCAGCGACCTCACCAAGGCCTCGCCGGGTGGGGTCGACGGTCAGACCGTCGCGGTGTTCCTCGCGCTGCGCCCGCAGCTCACCGCGCTCGCCGGGCGCTACGGCATCGGGGTCTCGCGCGACCAGGCCGCAGACTCGCTGACCTCGGTCCCCGACCCGAGCGCTGCGGCGATCGACACGGTCCAGTCCAACAACGCGCTCGCGGCGTTGCGTGAGGACCCCCGCAGCCAGGCCGCGGTCCAGCGGCTGATCAACGAGGCCGACATCGACCTCAACCCGCGCTACGGCACGTGGGTCAAGGGTCAGGGCCCCGGCGAGCCCGCCGCCAAGAACAACTGGCTGGCGCGCGTGGCAGCGACGCCGACGCCGACCCCGGCGTCCTGA
- the mfd gene encoding transcription-repair coupling factor: MTLSPLLDVLTADDAVRRVLALVGDASVVDVAAAPGARGPLIAAISGARGCAAAAQPTTVLAVTATGRESQDLAASLRCFLPEESIAEFPSWETLPHERLSPRSDTVGRRLAVLRRLAHPDTTDAAYGELRVVIASVRALLQPIAKGLGDLAPVALKVGDEQPLDDIVEALAGAAYTRTDMVERRGEFAVRGGILDVFPPTEEHPLRVELFGDTVDEIRWFKVADQRSLESAEHGLWAPPCREILLTDEVRARAAELAEQLPGVADMLHKVAEGIAVEGMESLGPALLEGGMETLVDVLPQGTHVVLSDPERVRTRAHDLVATSAEFLDASWNNAAAGNVVPVDLQGVLGQASYWTLSDIREHTLGRDLPWWSLSSFATDEDLAEFVEDELPGERVTIATEEVPAYRSNTDEAVADLSQWVRAGKRVLVVTEGPGLAQRVTEVLHDHDVRAHSLDALTPGAVEITTGSLGHGFSLPSSDLVVLTESDLTGAAAGTGGSTKDMRKMPSRRRKVVDPLQLRPGDHVVHEQHGVGKFVEMMQRTVGGATREYLVLEYAPSKRGQPGDRLFVPTDQLDQVTRYVGGEMPNLNKMGGSDWQTTKSRAKRHVRQIAGELIQLYSARMATQGHAFAPDTPWQRELEDAFAYIETPDQLSSIDEVKADMEKTVPMDRLICGDVGYGKTEIAVRAAFKAVQDGKQVAVLVPTTLLVKQHQQTFSERYAGFPVVVKSLSRFQTDKEAREVIDGLADGSVDLVIGTHRLLSKEVQFKDLGLVVVDEEQRFGVEHKEQLKQLRTAVDVLAMSATPIPRTLEMAVTGIREMSTLATPPEERHPVLTFVGGYDEKQITAAIRRELMRDGQVFFVHNKVQSIEKTAARLRELVPEARVATAHGKMSEQRLEEVVVDFWERRSDVLVCTTIVETGLDISNANTLIVERSDVLGLSQLHQLRGRVGRGRERAYAYFLFPPDKPLTETAHDRLETIASHTDLGAGMQVAMKDLEIRGAGNLLGGEQSGHIAGVGFDLYARMVGEAVADFRGEGGDTGPVEVKIELPVDAHLPHDYVPGERLRLEAYKKLATVQDEAGLQEIVDELVDRYGPLPEPVQHLIEVARLRTIARQAGVADIAVQGKFVRFGPVDLRESQAMRIQRLYKGTLIKEAQHQVLVPVPMTAPVAGKPLRNTEVLQWAGQLVRAVLLDDVPAAAAASAR; encoded by the coding sequence GTGACCCTCTCGCCCCTGCTCGATGTCCTCACCGCCGACGACGCCGTACGCCGGGTGCTCGCCCTGGTCGGCGACGCCTCGGTCGTCGACGTGGCCGCGGCGCCCGGTGCGCGCGGTCCGCTCATCGCGGCGATCAGCGGGGCGCGTGGTTGTGCAGCGGCGGCGCAGCCGACGACCGTGCTCGCGGTCACCGCGACCGGTCGCGAGTCCCAGGACCTCGCCGCGTCGCTGCGCTGCTTCCTCCCCGAGGAGTCGATCGCGGAGTTCCCCAGCTGGGAGACCCTGCCGCACGAGCGGCTCAGCCCGCGCAGCGACACCGTCGGTCGTCGTCTCGCCGTGCTGCGGCGCCTCGCGCACCCCGACACGACCGATGCGGCGTACGGCGAGCTGCGCGTGGTCATCGCCTCGGTGCGCGCCCTGCTGCAGCCGATCGCCAAGGGGCTCGGTGACCTGGCGCCGGTCGCGCTCAAGGTCGGCGACGAGCAGCCGCTCGACGACATCGTCGAGGCGCTCGCGGGGGCCGCGTACACCCGTACCGACATGGTCGAGCGGCGCGGCGAGTTCGCGGTGCGCGGCGGCATCCTCGACGTGTTCCCGCCCACCGAGGAGCACCCGCTGCGCGTCGAGCTGTTCGGCGACACCGTCGATGAGATCCGCTGGTTCAAGGTCGCTGACCAGCGTTCGCTGGAGTCCGCCGAGCACGGGCTGTGGGCGCCACCGTGCCGCGAGATCCTGCTGACCGACGAGGTCCGCGCGCGGGCGGCCGAGCTCGCCGAGCAGCTGCCCGGTGTGGCCGACATGCTGCACAAGGTCGCCGAGGGCATCGCGGTCGAGGGCATGGAGTCGCTCGGCCCGGCGCTGCTCGAAGGCGGCATGGAGACCCTCGTCGACGTGCTCCCGCAGGGCACACACGTCGTGCTGTCCGACCCCGAGCGGGTCCGCACGCGCGCGCACGACCTGGTCGCCACCAGCGCCGAGTTCCTCGACGCGTCCTGGAACAACGCCGCCGCCGGCAACGTCGTCCCGGTCGACCTGCAGGGAGTCCTGGGCCAGGCGTCGTACTGGACGCTGTCCGACATCCGTGAGCACACCCTCGGGCGTGACCTGCCGTGGTGGTCGCTGTCGTCGTTCGCCACCGATGAGGACCTCGCCGAGTTCGTCGAGGACGAGCTGCCGGGGGAGCGTGTGACGATCGCGACCGAGGAGGTCCCGGCGTACCGCTCCAACACCGACGAGGCCGTCGCCGACCTGAGTCAGTGGGTGCGGGCGGGCAAGCGCGTCCTGGTCGTCACCGAGGGTCCCGGCCTCGCGCAGCGTGTCACCGAGGTGCTGCACGACCACGACGTACGAGCGCACTCACTCGATGCGCTCACGCCGGGTGCCGTCGAGATCACCACCGGTTCGCTGGGGCACGGATTCTCTTTGCCCTCAAGCGATCTCGTCGTCCTGACCGAGTCCGACCTGACCGGCGCGGCGGCGGGCACGGGCGGCTCCACCAAGGACATGCGCAAGATGCCGTCGCGGCGGCGCAAGGTCGTCGACCCGCTGCAGCTGCGGCCCGGCGACCACGTCGTCCACGAGCAGCACGGCGTCGGCAAGTTCGTCGAGATGATGCAGCGCACGGTCGGCGGTGCGACGCGCGAATACCTCGTGCTCGAGTACGCCCCGTCCAAGCGGGGCCAGCCGGGCGACCGCCTGTTCGTGCCGACCGACCAGCTCGACCAGGTCACCCGCTACGTCGGCGGCGAGATGCCCAACCTCAACAAGATGGGCGGATCCGACTGGCAGACCACGAAGTCCAGGGCCAAGCGGCACGTACGCCAGATCGCCGGCGAGCTGATCCAGCTCTACTCCGCGCGCATGGCCACCCAGGGGCACGCGTTCGCGCCCGACACCCCGTGGCAGCGCGAGCTCGAGGACGCCTTCGCCTACATCGAGACGCCCGACCAGCTGTCGTCCATCGACGAGGTCAAGGCCGACATGGAGAAGACCGTCCCGATGGACCGCCTCATCTGCGGTGACGTCGGCTACGGCAAGACCGAGATCGCGGTGCGCGCGGCGTTCAAGGCGGTCCAGGACGGCAAGCAGGTCGCGGTGCTCGTGCCGACGACGCTGCTGGTCAAGCAGCACCAGCAGACCTTCTCCGAGCGGTACGCCGGGTTCCCGGTCGTGGTGAAGTCGCTGTCCCGGTTCCAGACCGACAAGGAGGCCCGCGAGGTCATCGACGGTCTCGCCGACGGCAGCGTCGACCTGGTCATCGGGACCCACCGGCTGCTGTCCAAGGAGGTCCAGTTCAAGGACCTCGGCCTGGTCGTGGTCGACGAGGAGCAGCGCTTCGGTGTCGAGCACAAGGAGCAGCTCAAGCAGCTGCGTACGGCCGTCGACGTGCTCGCCATGTCAGCGACGCCGATCCCGCGCACCCTCGAGATGGCGGTGACCGGCATCCGCGAGATGTCCACTCTCGCAACGCCTCCCGAGGAGCGGCACCCCGTGCTGACGTTCGTCGGCGGCTACGACGAGAAGCAGATCACCGCCGCGATCCGCCGCGAGCTGATGCGCGACGGTCAGGTGTTCTTCGTCCACAACAAGGTCCAGTCGATCGAGAAGACCGCCGCCCGGTTGCGCGAGCTCGTCCCTGAGGCGCGCGTCGCGACCGCCCACGGCAAGATGAGCGAGCAGCGCCTCGAGGAGGTCGTCGTCGACTTCTGGGAGCGCCGCTCCGACGTGCTGGTCTGCACCACGATCGTCGAGACCGGCCTGGACATCTCCAACGCCAACACCCTCATCGTCGAGCGGTCCGACGTGCTCGGTCTCTCTCAGCTGCACCAGCTGCGCGGCCGTGTGGGCCGTGGGCGCGAGCGCGCGTACGCGTACTTCCTCTTCCCGCCCGACAAGCCGCTGACCGAGACCGCGCACGACCGCCTCGAGACGATCGCGAGCCACACCGACCTCGGCGCCGGTATGCAGGTCGCGATGAAGGACCTGGAGATCCGCGGCGCCGGCAACCTGCTCGGCGGTGAGCAGTCCGGTCACATCGCGGGCGTGGGGTTCGACCTCTACGCCCGGATGGTCGGCGAGGCCGTCGCCGACTTCCGCGGTGAGGGCGGCGACACCGGGCCGGTCGAGGTCAAGATCGAGCTGCCCGTCGACGCGCACCTGCCCCACGACTACGTGCCGGGTGAGCGGCTGCGGCTCGAGGCGTACAAGAAGCTCGCGACCGTGCAGGACGAGGCCGGTCTGCAGGAGATCGTCGACGAGCTCGTCGACCGCTACGGTCCGCTGCCCGAGCCGGTGCAGCACCTCATCGAGGTCGCCCGGCTGCGCACGATCGCCCGCCAGGCGGGCGTCGCCGACATCGCCGTGCAGGGCAAGTTCGTGCGGTTCGGCCCGGTCGACCTGCGCGAGAGCCAGGCGATGCGCATCCAGCGCCTCTACAAGGGCACGCTCATCAAGGAGGCGCAGCATCAGGTGCTCGTGCCGGTGCCGATGACCGCGCCGGTCGCCGGCAAGCCGCTGCGCAACACCGAGGTGCTCCAGTGGGCCGGTCAGCTGGTGCGCGCGGTGCTGCTTGACGACGTCCCGGCGGCGGCTGCGGCCTCGGCGCGCTGA
- a CDS encoding MazG family protein — protein MPGRLTLLVCSPRVAAGLLTRDAWTVLGDAAHVLTADPDEPTASAVAASGISVEQVDDAGLPLARRLVESATSADVVWIGSPDGDPGLTDALAAELSRADEPPEVEVLVGSWDVTGARLLDAVAVMDRLRSPGGCPWDAEQTHQSLTPYLLEEAHETVEAIESGDLGHLEEELGDVLLQVLFHSRVAQEHDEAPFDIDDVAAGLVAKLVRRHPHVFGDGDASTPDEVEASWEQIKAAEKPDRERDDLLAGIPASLPLPLVVAKVRARVRRRGGDETLDGRLAALGDEAVAQVERDRDRLRDLLS, from the coding sequence GTGCCGGGCCGTCTCACCCTGCTCGTCTGCAGCCCCCGTGTCGCGGCCGGGCTGCTCACCCGTGATGCCTGGACCGTCCTCGGCGACGCGGCCCACGTGCTCACCGCTGATCCTGACGAGCCGACCGCGAGCGCCGTTGCGGCATCAGGCATCTCGGTCGAGCAGGTCGACGACGCCGGCCTCCCGCTCGCACGCCGGCTGGTCGAGTCGGCGACGTCGGCCGACGTCGTCTGGATCGGGTCACCCGACGGCGACCCCGGGCTCACCGACGCCCTGGCAGCCGAGCTCTCGCGCGCGGACGAGCCGCCCGAGGTCGAGGTGCTCGTCGGCTCCTGGGACGTGACCGGTGCGCGGCTGCTCGACGCGGTCGCTGTCATGGACCGTCTGCGCTCGCCGGGTGGCTGCCCGTGGGACGCCGAGCAGACCCACCAGAGCCTGACGCCGTACCTGCTCGAGGAGGCCCACGAGACGGTCGAGGCGATCGAGTCCGGCGACCTCGGCCACCTCGAGGAAGAGCTCGGCGACGTCCTGCTCCAGGTGCTGTTCCACTCGCGGGTCGCGCAGGAGCACGACGAGGCGCCGTTCGACATCGACGACGTCGCGGCGGGCCTCGTCGCCAAGCTCGTACGCCGCCACCCTCACGTCTTCGGCGACGGCGACGCGTCGACGCCCGATGAGGTCGAGGCGTCGTGGGAGCAGATCAAGGCTGCCGAGAAGCCCGACCGTGAGCGCGATGACCTGCTCGCCGGCATCCCGGCCTCGCTGCCGTTGCCGCTGGTCGTCGCGAAGGTGCGCGCCCGCGTACGACGGCGTGGCGGTGACGAGACCCTCGACGGCCGCCTGGCGGCCTTGGGTGACGAGGCAGTGGCGCAGGTCGAGCGCGACCGCGACCGCCTGCGCGACCTGCTGAGCTGA
- a CDS encoding glycosyltransferase family 4 protein produces MADVASGPTVLVAHPAADVYGSDLQLLESISGLVAAGWRVVVAMPEHGPLHELVRRRGGEPQVVDFPVLRRASSSAGGLAGLAVAGARAATGLRRVVRQVGADVLYVNTVTLPWWLTAGRLARVPTLCHVHEAEDQDPWPVRAALGAPLLQAHRLIVISRAASAAAEVVPGLRRRARLIYNGVPQPETAVTAGSPGPAFRLAVVGRLSPRKAPHVALEAVALLRAQGREVTLEVCGTAFAGYEAYESELRERAEQDDLRGAVQFSGYVSPIWSVLERADVVVAPSLREPFGNAVVEAQLAGRPVVAAAALGHLETIEDGVTGLLTPPGDAEALARAVATLMDDPSRAASMGERARLEARRRFSVERYQREVVELVTSLVP; encoded by the coding sequence GTGGCTGACGTCGCATCTGGTCCGACCGTCCTGGTCGCCCATCCGGCTGCCGACGTCTACGGGTCGGATCTGCAGCTGCTCGAGTCGATCTCGGGCCTGGTTGCTGCCGGTTGGCGCGTGGTCGTCGCGATGCCCGAGCACGGACCGCTGCACGAGCTCGTACGCCGACGTGGCGGTGAGCCGCAGGTCGTCGACTTCCCGGTGCTGCGGCGCGCCAGCAGCTCAGCCGGCGGGCTCGCCGGTCTCGCCGTCGCCGGCGCACGGGCGGCCACCGGCCTGCGACGCGTCGTCCGCCAGGTCGGTGCAGACGTCCTGTACGTCAACACGGTGACCCTCCCGTGGTGGCTGACGGCCGGACGACTCGCGCGGGTGCCGACCTTGTGCCACGTCCACGAGGCGGAGGACCAGGACCCGTGGCCGGTACGAGCCGCCCTCGGCGCACCGCTGCTGCAGGCCCATCGGCTCATCGTGATCAGCCGGGCCGCGTCTGCGGCCGCCGAGGTCGTGCCCGGCCTCCGACGCCGAGCACGCCTGATCTACAACGGTGTTCCGCAGCCCGAGACCGCCGTGACTGCGGGATCCCCGGGGCCGGCGTTCCGGCTCGCGGTGGTCGGACGCCTCTCACCGCGCAAGGCCCCGCACGTGGCGCTGGAGGCTGTCGCGCTCCTGCGAGCACAGGGCCGTGAGGTCACTCTGGAGGTCTGCGGGACGGCGTTCGCGGGGTATGAGGCGTACGAGTCCGAGCTGCGCGAGCGAGCCGAGCAGGACGACCTGCGCGGAGCAGTGCAGTTCTCGGGCTACGTCTCGCCCATCTGGTCGGTGCTCGAGCGTGCGGATGTCGTGGTCGCTCCGTCGTTGCGTGAGCCGTTCGGCAACGCGGTCGTCGAGGCGCAGCTCGCCGGACGACCTGTTGTCGCCGCCGCTGCTCTCGGACACCTCGAGACGATCGAGGACGGCGTCACCGGTCTGCTGACCCCGCCCGGCGATGCCGAGGCCCTCGCCCGAGCAGTCGCCACCTTGATGGACGACCCGTCGCGTGCGGCGTCGATGGGGGAGCGGGCGCGGCTCGAGGCGCGGCGAAGGTTCTCGGTCGAGCGCTATCAGCGCGAGGTCGTCGAGCTGGTGACCTCGCTCGTGCCCTGA
- a CDS encoding glycosyltransferase family 2 protein yields the protein MTRPSHLPRVLVAVLTYQRPDELSANLPAVLAQAQVSDHPVEVCVVDNDPAASARSAVAALAAPHLRYVVEPQAGIAAARNRALHEASAADLLVFIDDDERPRDGWLDALLRVWHDTGAAAVPGRVVPSYLGQPDPWLLAGGFFDRPVRVTGSTMPTAAAGNLLLDLHQVRRAGLLFEEPFGLTGGEDTLFGRRLVASGGEIRWCDEAVVEDRVPVERLTRSWVLQRKRSHGNVASLVDLHLATSTAARRRVRARRLAAGAVLIGQGWARSGVGRVSGSAHHHARGLAVLHRGLGMIDGAVGRPYEQYARES from the coding sequence ATGACCAGGCCATCGCACCTGCCGCGGGTGCTGGTGGCGGTGCTCACCTATCAGCGGCCGGACGAGCTCAGCGCCAACCTCCCCGCTGTGCTCGCACAGGCACAGGTGAGCGATCACCCGGTCGAGGTCTGCGTGGTCGACAACGACCCGGCCGCGAGCGCGCGGTCAGCCGTCGCGGCCCTCGCAGCGCCCCACCTGCGCTACGTGGTCGAGCCGCAGGCGGGTATCGCGGCGGCGCGCAACCGCGCCCTGCACGAGGCCTCCGCCGCCGACCTGCTGGTGTTCATCGACGACGACGAACGACCGCGGGACGGCTGGCTCGACGCTCTGCTGCGCGTGTGGCACGACACCGGTGCGGCCGCCGTGCCGGGACGCGTGGTGCCGTCCTACCTGGGACAGCCGGACCCGTGGCTGCTCGCCGGCGGCTTCTTCGACCGGCCGGTCCGCGTGACCGGCTCGACGATGCCGACGGCCGCCGCAGGCAACCTGCTGCTCGACCTGCATCAGGTACGCCGCGCCGGGCTGCTGTTCGAGGAGCCCTTCGGCCTGACCGGCGGCGAGGACACGCTCTTCGGGCGCCGGCTGGTCGCGTCAGGCGGCGAGATCCGCTGGTGCGACGAAGCGGTCGTCGAGGACCGCGTCCCCGTCGAGCGCCTCACCCGCTCGTGGGTCCTGCAGCGCAAGCGAAGCCACGGCAACGTCGCCAGCCTCGTCGACCTGCACCTCGCGACGAGCACGGCGGCGCGTCGCCGCGTCCGCGCGCGCCGGCTCGCAGCAGGTGCCGTCCTCATCGGCCAGGGGTGGGCCCGCTCCGGTGTCGGACGGGTGTCGGGCTCGGCTCACCATCACGCACGCGGACTCGCCGTGCTCCACCGCGGGCTCGGCATGATCGACGGCGCCGTCGGCCGACCGTACGAGCAGTACGCACGCGAGTCGTGA